In Acidisarcina polymorpha, the DNA window GCCAACGATCGCCGGGATGTTGATATTGGTGAAGGTGTGCGACCACGATGCCAGTGTGGTGCCATCGGTAATCGTCAGAACCAGGTTGGTGCCATCGTAGGTGATATGGACGAGTTGATAATCGCCATCATGCAAGTTGATACCAGTGCCGACCAGACTGATGGACGGCAACGTGGGCTCCGCACCATTGATGTAAAGGCCGGTAGAGTTCGGTCCCTCTCCTGCGTTGCTAAACAAATCGAACTTAATGGCGAGGCTTTTGCCGATCGAGTTGTACCCCAGTCCGCCACCATCCCCGCCGAGGGCGCCTGCTCCGACGTTCTGGATCGTAAACGTCATGCCATCGGCGACCGGATTGGATAGCTGCAGGGTGAAATCGGTGGTGAACGATTGGATATTGACTGGCGTCTCATAGAACGCGCTACCCGCTTGGTTGGTGCCTCCATTCGTCAGTTGCAGGCGGAAGTCGTCAAGCGAAGTACTGCCGTTGAACTGCATGGGTGCTTGCGAATCCGCGAATCCCTGGCTGAAATCGATGACGTAGGGGGGATTGATGGTGTAGGTCGTGGAAACCACCTGACTGGGAGGCAGGTGCGGCGAGATGGCCATCGCTCGAACCGTCTCGGTGACCGAAATAATGAGGGGAAAGCCGGCGGTATAGTGCTGCGAAGAGGTCGTGGGGGTCGAACCGTCCACGGTGTAGAAGATGGTCGCGTTCGCAGTAGTGTCGACTAAATTCAAGTATTGAGTGCCTGAATAGGTACCGGCGGTCAACGAGAAGATTGGATTTCCTGTAACTGTCGAGTCGGTGTAAGTTGCCGAGACTGCGGCGCTCTGCAGGTAATGATTCGCGTTCGCGATGGCGGTAATAGTTTCGTCGGAGTTGACGTTGATAGGGCCGGTGTAGAGGTGAGACTCGGTCGATGGAGTGCTGCCATCCGTTGTGTAGTAAATCTGAGCGTTGGGAGTAGCGGAAGTCAATGAGACCATTTCGCTGCCATTGAAGGTGCCACCAGGAGGATTGAAGATGGGAGCGGCCGCCGTGGGACTATTGAGTAGCCCATATACGGAGAACTGAAATGCCTGGCCTACATAGACCTTGCCGTTGGCAACAGTTGGGACGGTAAACTCGACCGCGCCGCCTGGATTGTCCCGGCTCAGGTTGTCATTGCTGGAGTAGAGCGTATTTCCCAGGTTAGTGGCGTCATAGGCGTACAAGACTCCTGGTCCCACGTGATACTGACTATTGTCGATGACCCAAACAATGCCGTTCTGGCCGCCATTGGAAGAAACGGAAGGAGTTGGGCCTGGATAGGCGAAGGTCTCATGACTCTGGCTGGTGGGGCCCGCGGACATCTGGCCATTCCTGAACGAATACGCGATAAGAGGATTCGCCGCGCCGGGGTTGTGACCACCGTAATAGATGTTTTGATTCCAGTAAGCGCTGCTGCCCCAGATACCTGCGCCCCATTGCTGCTCGCCCGACTCCGGGGTTTGGAGCTCCTGGACGATCTGGTTGCTATTGGCGTTGTATCCGCCGAGATGATTGCGATCGAGTACGTAAAATGTGCCTACTTTTCCGATCTGGACCAAAGTGCTAACGGTCTTCCCGGAGGCCAGCGTTTGAGTAGGGAGAAGAACCGGACCGGCTGACCCCAAGTCGCCGTCCTGGCCATTACGCCGCGCCCAGTCGGATTGCGTGAATTGGTCGGTGACGTTCATGACGCCGCCGGTAAGGTCAAGATCGACTACGCTCATCCCATAACTCATCGAGTTGTTGTAGGGAGGAGCGGCTGCCGAGTTGGAACCGTTGCCGACCGCAAAGAACATGCGCCCGTAGGGCTTGCTCGGGTCGTTGACTTCGGCCGCTAATCCCGACCCTCCCATCCAGATGCCGGCTCCGCTGCCATTCGGGGCAGTGGAGTATACATCGATGGGAGACAAATTCGCGGCATTATAGGAGAAGATCCAGCCATGCCATGGGCCAGTGTCGTTGACCGATCCGAAGGCTGCGTAGACGACCCCGTTCAGAAGCAACAGACTTGGCCTTTGTCTTTCATAGACGCCGTCAAACGCCAGCCAGCCGTTGACGCTGCCGCTGCCAGTTCCCGGAACCCCGCCTTGCACCTGCAGCGGACCTCCAAACTTCTCTGCACCGGTGGTGATGTCGAGCGCATGAATCCGGAAAGGATAGGTACTGTTCGAGACCTTCTCTTCGGAGCTGACGAGATACATCGTGTTTGTGGATAGATCGATAACCGGCGTCCCGCAGATTCCATAGACCGGCGTATAGGTGCCGGCCGGAGTAGTGTTGGTCAGCAACGATACCTGCCACAATGGAACCGAGTTGGCTCCCCCGTTACTGTCCGCGTCAAACGCATAGACGCTGTCGTGAGTTGTTCCCACATAGACGACGTTGTGAACACCTTTGCCGGGAATGGTGAGATGGGAGACGTACAGGGGCTGAGGGTAGACGCCTCCGTCGACAGGCCATGAAAACAGCTTGCCAAACTGGCTGGAGTTTACAGTGGAGGGAGTAAGGATCGTTTCGTTCAGATTTTGCCCAGTGCGGCCAATATCGTTGTGGCCGGTCAAGACATTCACCTGCGCAGCGGCGGGATAGCCAAGCGAGAACAGGGCAACGAGCAGCATGCCAGTGAGAGGCTGCCGGAGATGCCGGGACTTCATGCTGAAGGTGGTTCGCTGGACACGGCACAAAAGGGCAAGGGTCTGCTGCAAAATGCTCATAGGTCTTCGCTCCGCATAAAAGGACATCGAAAATCAGACAACAGGTCGAACGATTGCTTGCGCCGCCAAGTCGCCGAACTCCGAGCCTACACATGCACGGAAATGATCGGCAAAAAAGACGGTTTAGTGAGATGGAGTGGCTGATAGAGCCAGCCGCCGCATGCGTAAAGCCAGGCACATGCGGACACTTTGTTGCATTTTGAAGCTAAACCTGATGCTGCGCCAGGAATCTATTCATGAGGCTTCGGTAAACTTCAGCTAGACATCCGGTGGGAAACAGAAAGCTCTACAAGTTAAGACAAAATACACTCTTTCGAAAAGCCGAAGAATGCTCGATTACCGACTACCTAATGTCAAATTTGCTACTGAGAGTATGAGTTCTGTAGATCGTTTCGATACGAGCAAGATACCACAAATCCAATAAAATGAAAGATATTTTATAGCGATTCTAGGTAAATTTTGCGCTTTGCGGCGCGCCGGAAAACAGTCACGCCAAGGCTATCGAAATCTCCTCCGTTTCCAGTGGATTGGTGGCGTTGCGGCACATCGCCAATGCCGGAACATTGAGTCTGACTCGGCGTAGCGCCTGGTAGGTCTTGCGGTCTCATCCCTGGGCGATTCGGGTTCGTCCTTCGTGGATTGATCTGTCTGTTATTGGAACACCGGTTAGTAATCTCCCCCTTCGACTTCGGCTTTCGCCGCCCGGCCGGATCTGCCCAGCCGGAGGAGAAGATGCAGCAAGGTCCAACCGCGAGAGATGTCAAGAGAAATGGATGTCGATGCGGAGCGCATCTCTCGAATGGCTCGAACCCAGAGACTCTCTCGCCACGTTGATTCCACAGAAAAAAGGAAGAAGCCAACATCAAGGAGCCGGACGCGAGGCTGGCCTTTTCTCTGAATGTGCAGCTCTCGGATCATCCGTAGGCAACGCGCCGGCGGTCTTCCATTTAGGGCGCACAGCGATTTCCAGATGATCAAGTAACCATCGTAACTGGAATGCTGAGGAGAAGGCCGAAATATCAATATGGTCTAGCTAATCTCGACGTCAGCGCTCTTGATCTTAGATGCCTTCATGTTTATAAGAATTTAATCAAAGATAGGGGGGAAGATATTCCAGTTAGATTTCACCGGGATTTCCAATTAAGGAATCCATCCTTAAACTCAGCCCCGGAGACAGTCATCTTTAGCGATAAAGTCTCGATTTAATAGAGTTATTTGCGTCGTCATTTGAGGTCAAAACATTACCTTTGTCATTAACACTCAATAATCAAGATCACAAAAGTGACGCTGTGTAACTTCTAACTGTTGAAGAAACTCCGGTCTCAATGTAGGCTCATCTCAACATACATTTTGAACGAAGCTGTGCAAACAACTTATCCGTTTTTTGACGGATTTGAGCGGGATCATTTCTGTGGTCCGCGCTCTTGCTATTACCGTGTCTAGGGACACTGCCCGGGTTAACGCTGAACAATTCACTGCCGAATAGGCGAGAGAAGCCTTTGCTTCTTCGTGCGCGGAGTCGTGCGCAGAAGTGGGGCGTAATCAGGGGTGTCCGATGATAGACCGCAAGAGTTCGCGCCAGAAGTTTCTTACCGTTCGTACTCTTCTCATCCTGTTGATGATTCATTGTGGCGCTCCTGTCCGTTGTTTATGGGCGAGCGTCTCCTCGACTCCAGCCGCGACCCGCCAGACGATTCGACTTGTGGCCGATGACGTGGACGGAACCAATACGGGAACTGGCCGGCTGGGAGTGGCAATCACTCTCTCGGCGATCGTCACCGGCACAGCTCATCAGGTTGTGGCTTGGCGAGTTGAGGGGGGCGGAAGTCTCGCCGCTTCAGGATCCGATGCCGAGCATGCGATCTACACGCCGCCGCTCACGATGCCGACTGGTCAGACTGTTACGATCACTGCTTATTTGAAAACGCTGCCCTCCGTAACCACGTCGTATACGATCACTCTTCTGAATCCTGTCCCGAGCATTGCGGCCTCACGCGGTGTGACGCCGACTACACTCCTGGTCGGCGGGACACAGAAGGTCTTTCTTGCGGGCTCCGGCTTCGTCCCCGGGATGACAGCGCTGGCGGGCGGCACGGTTCTTCCGGTCACCTACAAGGACTATAACGACGCCAGCGTCGAAGTGCCGGTGTCAGCAACCGCAAGTGGAACGCTTTCACTCCAGGTAGAAAATCCAAGTCCCGGCGGAGGTAGAGGGACTGCCGTTGCCGTGCCAGTGGCCACACCGGCGATCACGTTGACGGCGCGCGACGGCGACGGGACAAATACCGGCACAGCGGATTTGACTGAAAATGTGGATATGGCTGCGGCGGTTAGCGGCTCGCTTTCCACGGCGGTTACATGGGCGGTTACGGGGAGCGGGTCGATCTCGACGGCAGGCATCTATATGCCGCCCAGCCTCATGCCCACCGATCGCGTCGTCACCATTCGGGCATCGCTCGCCGTCAATCCGGCGATCACTGCCACGTATACGTTGAGCCTGGTCAACCCGGCTCCAACGATCAGCGCCTCATTGCCCGCCCAGACTCCAGCCGGCACTACGACGACACTGAATTTGACCGGCACCGGATTTGTCCCTGGAACAACGGTGGCGACCAGCCAGGGCACGGTAACGGCAACCTATCAATCCCCGACGTCCATGGTGGCTCAACTTACAGTGCCAGAGACTGCTTCTGGAACGGTTCTCTTGCGGGCGCAGAATCCCGCTCCCGGCGGGGGCACGGGCGCCGCTCTTCAGGTCTCTGTTTGGATCGTTCGACTCACCGCCACGAACTCAGATGGAGTCAACAGCGGTACCGCCCGGCTAGGGGTGCCGGTCAATCTCACTGCCACTTCAAAGTCGGGTACACACAAAGTCATCGCGTGGGTGTTGCACGGGCCGGGTACTCTGACCCCGAGCGGCTCTGACGCAAATTACGCGGTCTACGTCCCGCCAGTGATCATGCCGGCGAATGCAAACGTAAGCATAGGCGTCTCCATGCTTTCCTATCCAAGCGTAGATGCTTCCTACTCGATGACTCTGATCAATCCTGTCCCCGGCATTTCCGCGGCGAATGGAGTTACACCGAGCCAACTGTTGACTGGCGGTACGCAACCGGTCGCCCTTCTGGG includes these proteins:
- a CDS encoding lectin-like domain-containing protein yields the protein MSILQQTLALLCRVQRTTFSMKSRHLRQPLTGMLLVALFSLGYPAAAQVNVLTGHNDIGRTGQNLNETILTPSTVNSSQFGKLFSWPVDGGVYPQPLYVSHLTIPGKGVHNVVYVGTTHDSVYAFDADSNGGANSVPLWQVSLLTNTTPAGTYTPVYGICGTPVIDLSTNTMYLVSSEEKVSNSTYPFRIHALDITTGAEKFGGPLQVQGGVPGTGSGSVNGWLAFDGVYERQRPSLLLLNGVVYAAFGSVNDTGPWHGWIFSYNAANLSPIDVYSTAPNGSGAGIWMGGSGLAAEVNDPSKPYGRMFFAVGNGSNSAAAPPYNNSMSYGMSVVDLDLTGGVMNVTDQFTQSDWARRNGQDGDLGSAGPVLLPTQTLASGKTVSTLVQIGKVGTFYVLDRNHLGGYNANSNQIVQELQTPESGEQQWGAGIWGSSAYWNQNIYYGGHNPGAANPLIAYSFRNGQMSAGPTSQSHETFAYPGPTPSVSSNGGQNGIVWVIDNSQYHVGPGVLYAYDATNLGNTLYSSNDNLSRDNPGGAVEFTVPTVANGKVYVGQAFQFSVYGLLNSPTAAAPIFNPPGGTFNGSEMVSLTSATPNAQIYYTTDGSTPSTESHLYTGPINVNSDETITAIANANHYLQSAAVSATYTDSTVTGNPIFSLTAGTYSGTQYLNLVDTTANATIFYTVDGSTPTTSSQHYTAGFPLIISVTETVRAMAISPHLPPSQVVSTTYTINPPYVIDFSQGFADSQAPMQFNGSTSLDDFRLQLTNGGTNQAGSAFYETPVNIQSFTTDFTLQLSNPVADGMTFTIQNVGAGALGGDGGGLGYNSIGKSLAIKFDLFSNAGEGPNSTGLYINGAEPTLPSISLVGTGINLHDGDYQLVHITYDGTNLVLTITDGTTLASWSHTFTNINIPAIVGGPTAYVGFTGGSGGFSSSQKVTYWTYLPGAPLVPNNPAGFDARSLALNGVAALAGTALHITNGGPNESGSAFFPTAVNLTSFTSDFDFVLTHGSSSTIGDGFTFVMQNDSVKAIQGSGGLLGYGGMPASVAIKFDTYNNAGEGNDSTGVYIDGATPTLPAINLTPHRVVLSSGDSLHAHIAYDGTTLTWTITDNTLPSKPSATNSQVINIPHILGGNVGYVGFTGGSGGATSIQSILDWTFASATN